In Leptodactylus fuscus isolate aLepFus1 chromosome 2, aLepFus1.hap2, whole genome shotgun sequence, one genomic interval encodes:
- the DHX33 gene encoding ATP-dependent RNA helicase DHX33: MSQDSYHPPAKKFKPGSLHSNHKWKGAMQPGPRKQPVPIEQQRRGLPIYQARAQLIGQLRQLESAVIIGETGSGKTTQIPQYLYEASIGRQGIIGVTQPRRVAAISLATRISEEKKTELSKLVGYTVRFEDVTSDETKIKFLTDGMLLREAIGDPLLRRYSVVILDEAHERTVHTDVLFGVVKTAQKKRKELGKLPLKVIIMSATMDVDLFSQYFHGAPVLYLEGRQHPIQVFYTKQPQSDYLQAALVTVFQIHQEAPPSHDILVFLTGQEEIEAMTKTCRDIAKHLPDGCPQMTVMPLYASLPHSQQLRVFQNAPKDHRKVILSTNIAETSITITGIKYVVDTGMVKAKKYNPESGLEVLAVQRVSKAQAWQRTGRAGREDSGICYRLYTEEEFEKLEKMTVPEIQRCNLASVVLQLLVLRVPNILTFDFVSKPSPDSIRSAMEQLDLLGAVEKKEDQIILTPLGKKMASFPLEPKFAKTILISPKFHCTEEILTIVALLSVDSVLHNPPAKRDEVQAARKKFISSEGDHITLLNIYRAFKNLGKNKEWCRENFINGRNMMLVSEVRAQLRDICIKMSIPIESSRTDTRNIRQCLAHGLFMNAAELQPDGTYTTVETHQPVSIHPSSILFHCKPACIIYNELLHTSKCYMRDLCVVDAEWLFEAAPEYFRRKLKSAKT; encoded by the exons ATGTCTCAAGACTCCTATCACCCGCCGGCCAAGAAGTTCAAGCCCGGCTCCCTTCATTCCAATCACAAGTGGAAAGGAGCCATGCAGCCCGGGCCCAGGAAGCAGCCGGTGCCTATAGAGCAGCAGAGACGTGGTCTGCCCATCTACCAGGCCCGGGCACAGCTCATAGGACAGCTCCGGCAGCTGGAGAGCGCTGTCATCATCG GGGAAACTGGTTCTGGAAAGACAACTCAGATTCCACAGTACCTATATGAAGCCAGCATAGGGCGACAGGGCATCATTGGTGTGACCCAGCCTCGCAGAGTCGCTGCTATATCTCTGGCGACAAGAATATCGGAAGAGAAAAAGACTGAGCTCAGTAAACTG GTGGGTTACACGGTACGTTTTGAAGATGTTAcatcagatgagaccaaaataaAATTCCTTACTGATGGTATGCTGCTTCGTGAAGCAATTGGAGACCCACTTCTACGCAGGTATAGCGTAGTCATACTGGATGAGGCTCATGAGAGGACAGTGCACACTGACGTGCTGTTCGGCGTTGTCaaaactgcacaaaaaaaaagaaaggagctTGGGAAGCTACCATTAAAG GTTATTATTATGTCAGCTACAATGGATGTGGACCTCTTCTCTCAGTATTTCCATGGAGCCCCAGTTCTTTACTTGGAAGGCAGACAGCATCCTATCCAGGTTTTCTATACTAAGCAGCCTCAAAGTGATTATCTACAAGCTGCTTTGGTTACAGTTTTCCAGATCCATCAG GAGGCACCACCGTCTCATGACATACTAGTGTTCCTAACTGGTCAGGAAGAAATTGAAGCAATGACAAAGACATGCAGAGACATAGCAAAGCACCTCCCAGATGGCTGTCCCCAGATGACTGTAATGCCCCTTTATGCTTCTCTGCCACATTCCCAACAGCTCCGTGTTTTCCAAAACGCCCCAAAG GATCATCGCAAGGTTATTCTTTCAACTAATATTGCTGAAACTTCCATCACCATAACAGGAATAAAATATGTAGTAGATACAGGCATGGTAAAAGCAAAGAAATATAACCCTG AAAGTGGTCTTGAGGTTCTAGCAGTGCAGCGGGTATCCAAGGCCCAGGCCTGGCAAAGAACTGGTAGAGCAGGTAGAGAAGATAGTGGCATATGCTACAGACTCTACACTGAAGAAGAGTTTGAGAAGCTTGAGAAAATGACTGTGCCAGAGATACAAAG GTGTAATCTGGCCAGTGTGGTGCTGCAGCTTCTTGTCTTGAGAGTTCCTAACATCCTCACATTTGATTTTGTGTCAAAACCCTCACCAG ATTCTATAAGGTCTGCTATGGAGCAGTTGGATCTGCTTGGTGCAGTGGAAAAGAAGGAGGACCAGATAATTCTTACACCATTAGGGAAGAAAATGGCTTCTTTTCCTTTGGAGCCTAAATTTGCAAag actATTCTAATTTCTCCAAAATTTCACTGCACAGAGGAAATCCTGACAATTGTGGCACTGTTGTCTGTCGACAGTGTTCTTCACAATCCACCTGCCAAACGGGATGAAGTGCAAGCAGCACGCAAGAAGTTTATTTCTAGTGAGGGAGATCATATCACCTTACTCAACATCTACCGAGCATTCAAAAACTTGGGTAAAAATAAG GAATGGTGCAGAGAAAATTTTATTAATGGCAGAAATATGATGCTGGTGTCAGAGGTTCGTGCTCAGCTAAGAGACATTTGTATCAAG ATGTCAATCCCAATAGAGTCATCAAGAACAGATACGCGCAATATCCGACAGTGCTTAGCTCATGGCCTATTTATGAATGCAGCAGAGCTGCAACCAGATGGAACGTACACCACAGTTGAGACGCACCAACCCGTGTCTATACATCCCTCCTCTATTCTTTTCCACTGCAAGCCAGCCTGTATAATCTATAATGAACTTCTTCATACTTCTAAGTGCTATATGAGAGACTTGTGTGTTGTGGATGCTGAGTGGCTGTTTGAGGCAGCGCCAGAATATTTCAGGAGAAAATTAAAATCTGCAAAGACCTGA